One genomic segment of Leptospira sp. WS92.C1 includes these proteins:
- a CDS encoding RNA polymerase sigma factor, producing the protein MTDRSNEEFLRIIDGCILSNESSWREFIQRYDRILTGTIVNLNGKDDAEDIFQKVLIKLVEDDFRLLRNFRGSTEAEFRSYIIQIAKNTFRNEYRINLRRRESSFVENEELDRALIRKSWEVWEKSEANRLYHEMISNFEDLISNLDLTSREVIYFRFRGLKFREISEMLGMNLNTILSIHSRAVKKIKALKETSDTLQ; encoded by the coding sequence TTGACGGATAGAAGTAACGAGGAATTTCTTAGAATTATCGATGGCTGTATCTTATCCAATGAATCTTCTTGGCGTGAGTTCATACAAAGATACGATCGAATCCTTACCGGAACCATTGTTAATCTAAACGGTAAGGATGATGCTGAAGATATTTTTCAAAAAGTCCTAATCAAACTGGTAGAAGATGACTTTCGGCTACTAAGAAATTTCAGAGGATCTACGGAAGCTGAATTTAGGAGTTATATAATCCAAATCGCCAAAAACACCTTTAGAAACGAATATAGAATTAATTTGCGTAGAAGAGAGTCTTCATTTGTAGAAAATGAGGAATTAGACCGGGCATTGATCAGAAAATCCTGGGAAGTATGGGAAAAATCCGAGGCTAATCGTCTCTATCACGAAATGATTTCTAATTTTGAGGATCTTATCTCAAATTTGGATTTAACGTCCCGAGAGGTTATTTATTTTCGCTTTCGAGGACTAAAATTCAGAGAAATATCCGAAATGTTAGGAATGAATCTAAATACGATTCTCTCGATACATAGTAGAGCAGTAAAAAAGATCAAAGCTCTAAAAGAAACTTCTGACACTCTGCAATAA
- a CDS encoding metal-dependent hydrolase, with amino-acid sequence MANKRNHQIAGGLAGLLKVAFEDKDRTDLTTNEKIMRLFIGAGLGVVGGMMPDILEPADNPHHRQTAHSVAFASLLYAMNFEIKKKYPNAFIISDSLFIGYVSHLSLDSETTMGIPII; translated from the coding sequence ATGGCAAATAAAAGAAATCATCAAATTGCTGGTGGTTTAGCAGGGTTGCTAAAAGTCGCTTTCGAGGATAAAGACCGTACAGATTTGACTACAAATGAAAAAATAATGCGCCTCTTCATCGGAGCGGGCTTGGGGGTTGTCGGGGGAATGATGCCGGATATCTTGGAGCCAGCTGATAATCCACATCATCGGCAAACTGCTCATAGTGTTGCATTTGCATCATTATTATATGCGATGAACTTTGAAATAAAGAAAAAATATCCCAATGCTTTCATTATTTCGGATTCGCTATTTATCGGTTATGTAAGTCATCTTAGTTTAGATTCTGAAACTACAATGGGAATACCTATAATATAA
- a CDS encoding ImmA/IrrE family metallo-endopeptidase — MSRSEYYESLKKLAIKVRKDHNLASSRILPSDLKQVLKAEGVSEIVLFHDFKNLRGAYLLEDGLPIVVVKKNLPRDPYAFTLGHELKHHLVDQEYGSLVCTNKNISEAIEIGAEVFSAEFLYPEEMFIKDLLSQGIGHDGCSPENIVNLKKETDTTLSYAGLAKRAVFLKLAKPGTFDNVSWKKLEEELFGVPVYKTWTNRRKDKGNY; from the coding sequence ATGAGTCGTTCTGAATACTACGAATCATTAAAAAAGTTAGCGATAAAGGTTCGAAAAGATCATAATTTAGCTTCTTCTCGTATTCTACCTTCGGATTTAAAGCAAGTGCTTAAAGCTGAAGGAGTGAGTGAGATTGTCTTATTTCACGATTTTAAGAATTTAAGGGGAGCTTATCTTTTGGAGGATGGACTTCCTATCGTAGTAGTTAAGAAGAATTTACCAAGAGATCCATATGCTTTTACGCTCGGTCATGAACTAAAACATCACTTAGTCGATCAAGAATATGGATCTCTTGTATGTACAAATAAAAATATAAGTGAAGCAATAGAAATTGGGGCCGAAGTTTTCTCTGCAGAGTTTTTATACCCGGAGGAAATGTTTATTAAAGATCTTCTGTCTCAAGGAATTGGGCATGATGGGTGCTCCCCAGAAAACATCGTAAATTTAAAAAAGGAAACTGATACAACTTTAAGTTACGCTGGTTTAGCAAAGCGTGCCGTATTTCTTAAGTTAGCAAAACCGGGGACCTTTGATAATGTTTCTTGGAAAAAGTTAGAGGAGGAGTTGTTTGGTGTTCCAGTCTATAAAACTTGGACTAATAGAAGGAAAGACAAGGGAAATTATTAA
- a CDS encoding helix-turn-helix transcriptional regulator, translating to MEIIEHVAKAIKRLREEYNSGVGISQTELAKKLSKAPNTISRWETGEYKPRIEDLYELAKFFRVSILELLPDDKNESDVKLEALFRSANSLDDEDKEELRRFAEFRLAQKKYKTAEKKQPSKKKKNK from the coding sequence GTGGAAATTATAGAGCATGTAGCGAAAGCAATAAAACGATTAAGAGAAGAATATAATTCCGGGGTAGGAATTTCTCAAACTGAATTGGCTAAGAAATTATCTAAAGCCCCGAATACTATATCGAGATGGGAGACAGGAGAATATAAACCTAGAATAGAAGATCTTTATGAATTAGCTAAATTCTTTCGTGTTTCAATATTGGAGCTCTTGCCAGATGATAAAAATGAGTCTGATGTAAAATTAGAGGCCCTTTTTCGATCGGCTAATTCTTTAGATGATGAGGATAAAGAGGAGTTAAGAAGATTTGCGGAGTTTAGATTAGCTCAAAAGAAATATAAAACAGCTGAAAAAAAACAGCCAAGTAAAAAGAAAAAAAATAAATAA
- a CDS encoding transposase, with translation MQNNRISKFPVVSSGNYTTWSDLCISPRTNPHQTQFHNGFIIDRDLKKRKNKPKNSGAEFTPKIEQTPSLIRLFEKNNSPFNIPFYTKITKKILNEFYPKYCPHCENQILTKEISTRPDVIRCEICRYQCSRLSYTPLNHFKLPLWMFGFVFYESLIQYPKVLTSSEISRKLKISYKAASLLKRRFQLLCSDLLPIYKDLTFKVLETQFKDFKLDPNSDSALTRKMARKPYVCADSAVLYSASQRANKGRARYRKTGLTASIYLSEKLGGKQVGTLFHSIAIKNGPAFFTSVSNTKADTIGPLLVKQLPFSTPLFTDEGYPWLFGVYKNHRSVNHSAKSKDNRYRLAKNRWCKDGVHNQVAEGNHRLVKAAFSAYGYIRPEFSQLYLDEFSFLKNANVIGLEALGSSETGEDIRNSDGVHYSAVVRKSGKGLQNSVVFKQLIRKT, from the coding sequence ATCCAAAATAATCGAATTTCGAAATTTCCTGTGGTTTCTTCAGGGAATTACACTACTTGGTCAGACTTATGCATATCTCCTCGCACCAATCCTCACCAAACACAATTTCATAATGGATTTATAATAGATCGAGACCTGAAAAAAAGGAAGAATAAACCTAAAAATAGCGGAGCTGAATTTACCCCGAAAATAGAGCAAACACCCTCCCTAATTAGACTGTTTGAAAAAAACAATTCACCCTTCAACATCCCTTTCTATACTAAAATTACTAAAAAGATCTTAAATGAATTCTATCCAAAATATTGCCCTCACTGCGAGAACCAGATCTTAACAAAAGAAATCTCTACCAGACCAGATGTCATTCGATGTGAAATCTGCAGATATCAGTGCTCCAGACTCAGTTATACTCCCTTAAATCATTTTAAACTTCCGTTGTGGATGTTCGGATTCGTTTTCTATGAATCACTGATCCAATATCCGAAAGTCCTTACATCATCTGAGATATCGAGAAAGCTGAAGATTAGTTACAAGGCTGCATCATTGTTAAAGAGAAGGTTTCAGTTACTTTGCTCTGATCTCTTACCGATCTACAAAGACCTCACCTTTAAAGTTTTAGAAACTCAGTTCAAGGACTTTAAGTTAGATCCTAACTCCGATTCAGCTCTCACTCGTAAAATGGCAAGGAAACCCTATGTATGTGCTGATTCTGCCGTTCTCTACAGTGCGAGTCAGAGAGCGAACAAAGGAAGAGCTCGTTACAGAAAGACAGGTCTCACTGCTTCTATATATCTCTCAGAGAAGTTAGGAGGGAAACAAGTTGGAACACTTTTTCATTCAATAGCGATTAAGAACGGACCAGCTTTCTTTACATCTGTTTCCAATACAAAGGCTGATACAATCGGCCCACTGTTAGTAAAGCAATTACCATTCTCCACTCCGCTTTTCACTGATGAAGGATATCCATGGCTCTTTGGAGTTTACAAGAACCATCGCTCCGTAAATCACAGTGCGAAGTCAAAAGACAATCGTTACAGGTTAGCGAAGAACAGATGGTGCAAGGATGGAGTTCACAATCAGGTAGCGGAAGGAAATCATCGCTTAGTCAAAGCAGCTTTCTCTGCATATGGATACATTCGTCCTGAGTTCAGTCAGTTGTATCTGGATGAGTTTAGTTTTCTAAAGAATGCAAATGTGATTGGCTTGGAAGCTCTGGGGAGTAGTGAAACAGGGGAAGATATTAGGAATTCTGATGGAGTCCACTACTCTGCCGTGGTGAGGAAGAGTGGGAAGGGATTACAAAATTCAGTCGTCTTTAAACAATTGATCCGTAAAACGTGA
- a CDS encoding class I SAM-dependent methyltransferase → MNRKNVNPTEEELALGANGLPFEVEYWRDIYGSGTDVDATFNAKEHARYAKSIFNLMEIKVNSVADFGFGKGILLKETVKIFKPGRVLAIDPSEQMLDELLAQKWIRAWNISVLNTTVQDLDLSYFIHLPFDLGICNSVVQYIQGDLKPVFEKLHKIVKYLYFSVPTKDDYIRMKKEIHFEDPYAFVRTKKQYMKMIEPYFRRVGFNLLESRLVADSRFTDQLFKDD, encoded by the coding sequence ATCAATCGTAAGAATGTAAATCCTACGGAAGAAGAGCTTGCACTTGGAGCAAACGGACTTCCGTTCGAAGTCGAGTATTGGAGAGATATCTACGGATCCGGAACGGACGTAGATGCGACCTTCAATGCAAAAGAACATGCGCGTTATGCGAAATCGATCTTTAATCTGATGGAAATCAAAGTGAACTCGGTTGCCGATTTCGGATTTGGAAAAGGAATCCTTCTCAAAGAGACGGTGAAAATTTTCAAACCCGGAAGAGTTCTCGCCATCGATCCTTCCGAACAGATGCTCGACGAACTCCTCGCCCAAAAATGGATCCGTGCTTGGAACATTTCCGTGTTAAACACTACGGTTCAAGATCTGGACCTATCCTATTTTATCCATTTGCCTTTCGATCTTGGAATCTGTAACTCGGTGGTTCAATACATCCAAGGCGATCTTAAACCTGTCTTTGAAAAACTACATAAGATCGTAAAGTATCTCTATTTTTCCGTTCCCACCAAAGACGATTATATTCGGATGAAAAAAGAAATCCACTTTGAAGATCCGTATGCCTTTGTTCGAACCAAAAAACAATATATGAAAATGATAGAGCCCTACTTTAGAAGAGTTGGTTTCAATCTTTTAGAAAGCCGCCTCGTTGCGGATTCACGTTTTACGGATCAATTGTTTAAAGACGACTGA
- a CDS encoding protein meaA, translated as MENKDHILYDKSGKPSKEPAWIFRTYAGHTNARESNELFRKNLAKGQTGLSIAFDLATQCGYSSDHAIARPEIGKVGVPINTLEDFRILFDQIPIEEMNTSMTINGTSMYLLSLYVALAQERGEDVTLLQGTTQNDIIKEYLARGTYIFPPAQSIRVIVDMYEYCLKNIPKWNPSNICSYHLQEAGATPVQELAFALATAIAILDAIKERNCFTPDEFEQCVGRISFFVNAGIRFVEEMCKMRAFTDMWDEITRERYQVKQEKYRRFRYGVQVNSLGLTEEQPENNAWRILIEALGVTMSRDARCRALQLPAWNEALSLPRPWDQQWSLRLQQVLAYETDLLEYPDLFEGSKVVESKVKELKEEAYKEIQKILDMGGAIKAIENGYMKSQLVKSQAERLAKINNNELIIVGKNKWTDGIASPLMTDQDGGVFKVDPKSAEETLEVLAKTKANRDAHQVKTALAQLEADAKANQNLMHASIECAKAGVSTGEWADVLRSVFGEYRPATGVEGQKLNLETEKVTRVRGKVEAFLKANGSRPKIVVGKPGLDGHSNGAEMIAVSAKHAGFDVIYSGIRLTPEEIIQTAVEENADVIGVSILSGSHQELAEQIFQELVHYKANIPVVFGGIIPPGDFDALLKLGVKAIFTPKDYDLMDVMERIIDIISQPVKAA; from the coding sequence ATGGAAAATAAAGATCATATCCTTTACGACAAGTCCGGGAAACCATCCAAAGAACCAGCCTGGATCTTTAGAACGTATGCAGGGCATACAAACGCAAGAGAATCCAACGAACTTTTTAGAAAAAACCTCGCGAAGGGTCAAACGGGGCTCTCCATTGCGTTTGACCTCGCGACTCAGTGCGGTTACAGCTCCGATCACGCAATCGCCAGACCGGAAATCGGAAAGGTAGGCGTTCCGATCAATACCTTGGAGGATTTTAGAATTCTTTTTGACCAGATCCCGATCGAAGAGATGAACACTTCGATGACCATCAACGGGACCTCGATGTATCTTTTGTCCCTTTACGTGGCACTCGCTCAAGAACGAGGTGAAGACGTCACCCTCCTCCAAGGAACTACCCAAAACGATATCATCAAAGAATATCTTGCAAGAGGGACTTATATCTTTCCTCCCGCGCAATCCATCCGAGTGATCGTGGATATGTATGAATATTGTTTAAAGAATATTCCAAAATGGAACCCTTCGAACATCTGCTCGTATCACTTACAAGAAGCGGGAGCGACTCCGGTTCAGGAACTCGCGTTCGCACTCGCCACCGCAATCGCCATTCTCGACGCGATCAAAGAAAGAAACTGTTTTACTCCGGACGAATTTGAGCAGTGTGTGGGAAGAATTTCATTCTTTGTAAACGCAGGAATCCGTTTTGTGGAAGAGATGTGCAAGATGCGCGCCTTTACCGATATGTGGGATGAAATCACAAGAGAACGTTATCAGGTAAAACAGGAAAAATACCGCCGTTTCCGTTACGGGGTTCAGGTAAACTCTCTGGGTTTAACCGAAGAGCAACCCGAAAACAACGCATGGAGAATTCTAATCGAAGCGTTAGGCGTCACCATGAGCCGAGACGCTCGCTGTAGAGCGCTTCAGCTTCCCGCTTGGAACGAAGCCCTTTCTCTTCCGAGACCTTGGGATCAACAGTGGTCTTTGAGACTGCAACAAGTCCTCGCTTATGAAACTGATTTACTCGAATATCCGGATCTATTCGAAGGTTCTAAAGTAGTCGAAAGCAAAGTAAAAGAACTCAAAGAAGAAGCGTATAAGGAAATTCAGAAAATTCTGGATATGGGCGGAGCGATCAAAGCGATCGAGAACGGATATATGAAATCCCAACTCGTGAAATCCCAAGCCGAACGTCTTGCAAAGATCAACAACAACGAACTCATCATCGTCGGTAAGAACAAATGGACCGATGGAATCGCGTCTCCTTTGATGACCGACCAAGACGGAGGCGTTTTCAAAGTGGATCCCAAGTCCGCGGAAGAAACCCTGGAAGTGTTGGCGAAGACAAAAGCCAATCGGGATGCTCACCAAGTTAAAACGGCTCTTGCACAACTCGAGGCCGATGCAAAAGCAAATCAAAATCTGATGCACGCATCAATCGAGTGCGCCAAGGCCGGAGTTTCTACCGGAGAATGGGCTGACGTACTCAGATCCGTCTTCGGAGAATACAGACCCGCTACCGGAGTCGAAGGACAAAAACTCAATCTCGAGACAGAAAAGGTAACTCGAGTGAGAGGAAAAGTGGAAGCATTCTTAAAAGCGAACGGTTCCAGGCCGAAAATCGTAGTCGGCAAACCGGGGTTAGACGGACATTCCAACGGAGCGGAGATGATCGCAGTATCCGCAAAACACGCAGGATTTGATGTGATCTATTCCGGAATTCGTTTAACACCGGAAGAAATCATTCAGACCGCTGTCGAAGAAAACGCTGACGTGATCGGAGTATCGATCCTTTCTGGATCTCATCAGGAATTGGCCGAGCAGATTTTCCAAGAATTGGTTCACTATAAGGCGAACATCCCCGTAGTTTTCGGAGGGATCATTCCCCCCGGCGACTTTGACGCTCTTTTAAAACTCGGAGTGAAGGCGATCTTTACTCCGAAAGACTATGATTTGATGGACGTGATGGAAAGGATTATCGACATCATTTCCCAACCAGTCAAAGCCGCATAA
- a CDS encoding protein kinase, with amino-acid sequence MKIPRSELAELIAGAREGEKFPLAKLISGVERPDSFEFRKNLFEELSSSGLSGKNSLTIGFTGTPGAGKSSLLGELATQFLKADHEETMAIVAIDPSSHISGGSLLGDRTRLSLPAREKRIYFRSQPSQLELGGVNPYTYHVIRLLRCFFRYVFIETVGIGQNEIEVSKLADLSFLVLQPLGGDQVQFMKSGIMEVPDSFILNKSDETALANSSYHMLITTLEFLKDMMPGKNLPPVFKTSTKTKQGIVELLDFIRKANPAIDRSLETQLQLKKWIKNEYGNFGLRKIENLPYSGSKDFETLEALALQEIQKNLSL; translated from the coding sequence GTGAAAATTCCTAGATCTGAACTCGCGGAACTCATTGCCGGAGCGCGAGAGGGAGAAAAATTTCCTCTCGCAAAGTTGATCTCCGGTGTGGAAAGACCCGATTCTTTTGAGTTCCGTAAAAATTTATTCGAAGAACTCTCCTCTTCCGGGCTTTCAGGGAAGAATTCTCTGACCATCGGTTTTACGGGAACCCCCGGCGCCGGAAAATCCTCTCTGCTCGGAGAATTGGCGACTCAATTTTTAAAAGCGGATCACGAAGAGACGATGGCCATCGTTGCGATCGATCCTTCCAGTCACATTTCGGGCGGTTCTCTTTTAGGGGATAGAACCCGGCTTTCGCTTCCGGCAAGAGAAAAGAGAATCTACTTTCGTTCCCAACCGAGTCAACTCGAGTTAGGCGGGGTCAATCCTTACACCTATCACGTCATCCGTCTTCTTCGTTGTTTTTTCCGTTATGTGTTTATTGAAACCGTCGGAATCGGGCAGAACGAAATCGAAGTTTCCAAACTCGCGGATCTTTCTTTTTTAGTATTACAACCCTTAGGCGGAGATCAGGTTCAGTTTATGAAAAGCGGAATCATGGAAGTTCCGGATTCTTTCATTCTCAACAAATCCGATGAAACGGCTCTTGCAAACTCCAGTTATCATATGCTGATCACCACTCTGGAATTTTTAAAAGACATGATGCCGGGGAAAAACCTGCCCCCCGTTTTTAAAACTTCCACAAAAACAAAACAAGGAATCGTAGAACTTCTGGATTTTATCCGAAAGGCAAATCCTGCGATCGATCGATCCTTGGAAACTCAACTTCAATTGAAAAAATGGATCAAAAACGAATATGGAAATTTCGGTTTGAGAAAGATCGAGAACCTCCCCTACTCCGGATCCAAGGACTTTGAAACTTTGGAAGCGCTTGCGCTTCAGGAAATCCAAAAAAATCTGAGTCTTTGA
- a CDS encoding transglutaminase family protein, whose translation MSQKIPFYIFFILSFCLNTILFADSAYPELVWEKVESEDYPQLVLPAPGEQVRTFQGALIAGNWLLWPAILPGESEKESHGILLRNLKDGSAKRLDLKEPVRGLAWDREKNLIYARLKKEIVVIENGSFEIQRRFPFVNTGSGWTSIGVFQEKLYSIQGNTFSFYDLENGVEIESKILPIAKVSQSYACSDKEIFFWYTEGDKNLHSYNPLLNTIKDHFGVRIDSKLAPKLACRTGGFAVLDPEKGIFKNLVRIGDQFYLTSKENQILKGNLSYRFSPQRDKIQYTLSVTAKEKDSPESEIAVAIPPKETAYQVLTDESVFNDGSFKEDQQNNRTLFVKVPALSSGQTWTQTVYSAKLTRYNLDSGLSNFQTSWEDWKVPGKWKQFLEDNSVYKIQDPSIVSLRDQLRSESGSVEGYIRNVYKYITKNMVYKQDGKFDDAPVVLKNGHGSCTEHSYAQIALLRSAGIPARLVWNWLPGATNVSFNHKIAEVWHPSFGWIPMEPLAYPRARAGLTHAKHIIFAVLNSPFHSIIKGGDVLHSFTKAAGGASRSLSIELTPEVSVTSREIVEQDSSFKELYEKAKEIRNKVIDKDDGRSVE comes from the coding sequence ATGTCTCAGAAAATCCCATTCTACATTTTTTTTATCTTATCTTTTTGTTTGAACACGATTCTGTTCGCCGATTCCGCTTACCCGGAATTGGTTTGGGAGAAAGTTGAAAGCGAGGATTATCCGCAGCTCGTTCTCCCCGCTCCCGGGGAACAAGTTCGGACCTTTCAAGGCGCTTTGATCGCGGGCAATTGGTTGTTATGGCCCGCGATTCTTCCAGGCGAATCTGAAAAGGAAAGCCACGGGATTCTTCTTAGAAACTTAAAAGACGGTTCCGCAAAACGTCTCGATCTAAAAGAACCCGTTCGCGGTTTAGCGTGGGATCGAGAGAAGAATCTAATTTATGCGAGATTGAAAAAAGAGATCGTGGTGATTGAAAACGGTTCCTTTGAGATCCAAAGACGATTCCCTTTTGTAAATACAGGGTCAGGATGGACGTCTATCGGCGTTTTTCAGGAAAAGTTATATTCGATCCAGGGAAATACATTCAGTTTTTATGATTTAGAAAATGGAGTCGAAATCGAATCGAAGATACTGCCGATTGCCAAGGTATCACAGTCGTATGCCTGTTCTGATAAGGAAATTTTTTTTTGGTATACCGAAGGGGATAAAAATCTACATTCTTACAATCCACTCTTAAATACGATCAAGGATCATTTCGGGGTCAGGATCGATTCTAAACTTGCCCCGAAGTTGGCTTGTAGAACGGGCGGCTTTGCGGTCTTAGATCCGGAAAAAGGAATTTTTAAGAATCTAGTCCGGATCGGTGATCAATTTTATCTAACATCCAAAGAGAATCAAATTCTGAAAGGGAATCTGAGTTACCGTTTTTCTCCGCAAAGAGATAAGATTCAATACACGTTATCCGTAACTGCAAAGGAAAAAGACAGCCCCGAATCGGAGATCGCGGTCGCGATTCCGCCCAAAGAAACCGCGTATCAAGTTCTGACCGATGAGTCCGTTTTTAATGACGGAAGTTTTAAAGAGGATCAACAAAACAATCGGACCTTGTTCGTAAAAGTTCCGGCCTTGTCATCGGGACAAACATGGACTCAAACCGTTTATTCAGCGAAACTGACGAGATACAATTTGGATTCGGGTCTTTCAAACTTTCAAACTTCTTGGGAAGACTGGAAAGTTCCGGGAAAATGGAAACAATTCTTAGAAGACAACTCCGTTTATAAAATCCAAGATCCGAGTATCGTTTCCCTTCGAGATCAGTTGCGTTCCGAATCCGGATCCGTCGAAGGTTATATTCGCAATGTTTATAAATATATCACAAAGAATATGGTCTATAAACAAGACGGAAAGTTCGACGACGCGCCGGTTGTTTTAAAAAATGGCCACGGCTCGTGCACCGAACACAGCTATGCTCAGATCGCACTTTTGAGAAGCGCTGGAATTCCCGCGAGGCTTGTTTGGAATTGGCTACCGGGTGCGACTAACGTTAGTTTCAATCATAAGATTGCGGAAGTATGGCATCCTTCGTTCGGCTGGATTCCGATGGAACCGCTTGCCTATCCCAGGGCAAGAGCAGGTTTGACTCACGCAAAACATATCATTTTTGCAGTTTTGAATTCCCCTTTTCATTCGATCATCAAAGGAGGAGACGTTTTGCATTCCTTTACCAAGGCTGCTGGTGGCGCGTCGAGATCCTTGAGTATCGAACTCACTCCTGAGGTCAGCGTGACTTCCAGAGAAATCGTAGAACAAGATTCTTCATTTAAGGAATTGTATGAGAAGGCCAAAGAGATTCGAAATAAAGTGATCGATAAGGACGATGGCAGAAGTGTAGAATAA
- a CDS encoding DUF1564 domain-containing protein produces METLLLNSERRIQSALIEGRMSVDSILIPESYWNQLDDTKRKLLPGKLPYLLRRYTKYVASMKRLHWKGGKILYNRNVGKLRKMSIRVNTGAWSVLGALAAAHGVSRCYLFNYMLWLDDIGVGDSIVETLNRGVPIFHESYRMIWTLDLRQNLISREFYFKPNPLKNRFSYDPHRYDS; encoded by the coding sequence ATGGAAACGTTACTGTTAAATTCAGAAAGAAGAATTCAATCGGCTTTAATCGAAGGGCGCATGAGTGTGGATTCTATTTTGATTCCCGAATCCTATTGGAATCAGTTGGATGATACAAAGAGAAAACTACTTCCTGGGAAACTTCCGTATTTGTTGAGAAGATATACTAAGTATGTCGCTTCTATGAAAAGATTACATTGGAAAGGAGGTAAAATTTTATACAATCGGAATGTCGGGAAGTTGAGGAAAATGAGCATTCGGGTCAATACCGGGGCTTGGTCCGTTTTGGGAGCCTTAGCCGCAGCGCATGGTGTTTCGCGGTGTTATCTTTTTAATTATATGCTTTGGTTGGATGATATCGGGGTCGGGGATTCTATCGTGGAAACTTTAAATCGAGGAGTTCCTATATTTCACGAGTCTTACAGGATGATCTGGACCTTAGATCTACGGCAAAACTTAATTTCAAGGGAGTTCTATTTCAAACCAAACCCGTTAAAGAACAGATTTTCTTACGACCCACACAGATATGATTCATAA
- a CDS encoding ankyrin repeat domain-containing protein, translating to MNYFKIAFSFLILYFLSLPLFAQTLEHPNHAIGEELLKISKRANLPDATFSGNGIKAVAIVGDVDGDSGSGTLGYIKNMQDVTKVLRARGVKVTEFYSPKTSWDQIKESVRGASFVLYAGHGVGSNLTDSPYHQTYVGGFSLKGKFVSNNEVETSLRPAPGAIILLLGACFAAGNMAYDMGVIDAEETKHRVSMYSAPFLKAGFQGYYATWAPWTAQSIVAELFTGKDFGSTYDTQTNLSEVTKLDHPAYSSGKLFYHKGKRGSQVIFDYAFAGNPNITLSNQVGEISKLPETTSLTPEEQIAKNNALIKAVFKKDLKTSLRLLNEGADPNSKTKGWGILHLSVYFDLPELVKTLLDKKADPNYQVDGYTALSLATAYERFAIIPLLEAAGGTKSRSTSGKPKP from the coding sequence ATGAATTACTTCAAAATCGCATTTTCTTTTTTGATCCTCTACTTTTTATCTTTGCCCTTATTCGCACAAACTTTAGAACACCCAAATCATGCAATCGGCGAAGAGCTTCTTAAAATTTCAAAACGAGCCAATCTGCCGGATGCGACTTTTTCCGGAAACGGAATAAAGGCCGTCGCAATCGTAGGTGATGTCGATGGAGATTCCGGAAGCGGGACCTTGGGTTACATTAAGAATATGCAGGATGTCACAAAGGTCCTTCGAGCTCGCGGAGTAAAAGTCACAGAATTCTATAGTCCTAAAACTTCTTGGGACCAAATTAAGGAATCGGTTCGCGGCGCCAGTTTTGTTCTCTATGCGGGACATGGAGTCGGAAGCAATCTAACGGATTCCCCCTATCATCAAACGTATGTGGGAGGTTTTTCGCTCAAAGGAAAATTCGTTTCCAACAATGAGGTGGAAACTTCTTTAAGACCCGCACCCGGTGCAATCATTCTATTACTCGGCGCGTGTTTTGCCGCGGGCAATATGGCCTACGATATGGGCGTTATCGACGCGGAAGAAACAAAACACAGAGTCTCCATGTATTCCGCTCCGTTCTTAAAAGCCGGATTCCAAGGTTATTATGCGACTTGGGCTCCTTGGACCGCTCAGAGTATCGTTGCCGAACTTTTTACAGGAAAAGATTTCGGTTCCACATATGATACTCAGACAAATCTTTCGGAAGTTACAAAACTCGACCACCCAGCTTACTCAAGTGGAAAATTATTTTATCATAAAGGCAAACGAGGTTCGCAAGTGATCTTTGATTATGCGTTTGCGGGTAATCCCAACATCACCCTTTCCAACCAAGTTGGAGAAATATCCAAACTTCCGGAGACAACGAGTCTTACTCCGGAAGAACAGATCGCAAAAAACAACGCCCTGATCAAAGCCGTTTTTAAAAAGGATCTTAAGACATCGCTACGTTTGTTAAACGAAGGTGCGGATCCAAATTCTAAAACTAAGGGATGGGGAATTCTTCATCTCTCCGTCTATTTCGATCTGCCCGAACTTGTAAAAACTCTTTTAGATAAAAAAGCGGATCCGAATTATCAAGTAGACGGATATACCGCCCTCTCCCTCGCGACCGCTTACGAAAGATTTGCAATCATTCCTTTGTTGGAAGCGGCAGGCGGGACAAAATCCAGATCGACTTCCGGAAAGCCAAAACCGTAA